The following coding sequences lie in one Aspergillus puulaauensis MK2 DNA, chromosome 3, nearly complete sequence genomic window:
- the EFR3 gene encoding uncharacterized protein (COG:S;~EggNog:ENOG410QDJJ;~InterPro:IPR039786;~go_process: GO:0072659 - protein localization to plasma membrane [Evidence IEA]), with translation MAIESVRQKCRPKHQILVLKCYPQYQKGVQDVKPNSSELSYLLYYVSTRRSKLPKVSAFLEKRAARDVWRRKIGNVQVTLQILSALIEKIPRDLPIFARSVLTVIETVLRSRDISMVQESIGTFETFCHHQDMAALSADQDFADQYRGVVKIYAGYAHEEAQPQSKVAPSTPQTIRWKNAGLRAIKGVVSSEACLAADGGDSLKLILPVILENLYNSDDILIESLERQLHASERPAPDPAARRRHSAITVETVDTAQGDPALAAQNIDDVDRKAESDMRLLALGCLEQVILNGSSRGQIRVTTRVVLDFVLRKGQSNGTYLSLDTHEENWATSLIEVVAKWCPVQARFIILTAAMEVLFEIPPKGKTLDKAFTVIYLMDYLLKSSVNMIGLSVIDILLGLMRYMAILVSPAPEEATEEQSGEKEKTHDDHNAELPLKKQDLLLLLQKCIGDLTTHIYYGDQVVDMLRAILTRIKPAHSRDQTSPSTAPEQPDSVSKETNPTSFSLVSAKVGALKAIKNILLVANSQRPKASSGVESRNPVGVHVWEGTHWLLQDPQKDVRYAYVDALLYWLKLETTKNDLRLKDRSTKTAILSPRRDLTDTSERAAKRTTGVHQREKAVVIAQSNFLRLLHLTTYEAAIQRPSEETEIRILHLLLASLVENLGINAVRFGLPMIFKLQDDMAASDSLSTPACRVNIGSLVHGYLWVLSGTFGLDSLRVGKEIFSEIEKRKSRGIWLDSIGVSLTSLDSIIQDDRHAVSHNIRETNKMLPFKNGAEELVRRIEDSYNHTLSTHTPPGSPGRNIGKPVIPGGHMSPTSSIPGDNLPSAVREQMLSPWSKQSALEAAEWEKAEALSLSGSRTGTLPTRSHPHANGTNSSLSTNSPSTAYAAGGLQNTRRMSMPDKTATSNYSSSRDSPVHVNELRRVLSVQAPDKDRRLSPLRGRLDASNGSIISSSSESMVSGVSNSEFEDGASIRPQSTRDGQESLYGDGVETPRALAGNGVLYGQAQSSFQIPPVPPIPHDLSIPGGFPNDSQRSLSSSDRPSTAPAPRKQNFVNGANGKSHIAASNDSKTLHRQKSRTGAGGLANGFDVPEVAINGKSRGASPYGIEVEENPQRRDVEKLLDGFLSSDADTTRLPRSTSGYIGRRSVTGGIGRPPY, from the exons ATGGCGATTGAATCCGTGCGCCAGAAATGCCGCCCAAAGCATCAAATCCTTGTCCTCAAGTGCTATCCCCAATACCAGAAGGGTGTTCAGGATGTCAAGCCGAATTCCAGCGAACTCTCCTACCTTTTATACTATGTGAGCACGCGACGCAGCAAGCTACCCAAGGTTAGCGCTTTCTTGGAGAAAAGGGCTGCCCGAGATGTCTGGCGCCGTAAAATTGG AAATGTCCAGGTCACACTCCAAATCCTCAGCGCGCTTATCGAGAAAATCCCCCGCGACCTACCGATCTTCGCACGATCCGTCTTGACCGTCATCGAAACAGTGCTTCGGTCTCGCGATATATCCATGGTGCAGGAGTCGATTGGGACTTTTGAGACCTTTTGCCATCATCAAGATATGGCTGCGCTGTCTGCTGATCAGGACTTTGCGGACCAATACCGAGGAGTCGTCAAAATATACGCGGGTTATGCCCACGAAGAGGCCCAGCCTCAGAGCAAGGTTGCTCCCAGTACACCACAGACGATACGATGGAAGAATGCGGGACTACGAGCTATCAAAGGAGTTGTCAGCTCCGAAGCTTGTTTGGCAGCAGACGGCGGTGATTCACTGAAGTTAATCCTGCCAGTCATTTTGGAGAATCTGTACAATAGTGACGATATATTGATTGAGTCCCTTGAGCGCCAACTTCACGCATCGGAACGACCTGCCCCGGACCCTGCCGCACGACGAAGGCACAGCGCAATTACCGTTGAAACGGTTGACACAGCACAGGGAGACCCGGCATTGGCGGCCCAGAATATTGACGATGTCGACAGGAAAGCTGAGTCGGATATGAGGCTACTTGCTCTCGGCTGTCTGGAACAGGTGATTCTCAACGGCAGCAGTCGTGGTCAGATCCGTGTCACCACGAGGGTTGTTCTCGATTTCGTTCTGCGAAAAGGACAATCGAACGGCACCTATCTGTCGCTGGACACCCACGAGGAAAATTGGGCCACCTCATTGATTGAAGTCGTGGCCAAGTGGTGTCCAGTTCAGGCTCGTTTCATTATTTTAACGGCAGCTATGGAAGTTCTGTTCGAAATTCCTCCCAAGGGAAAGACCTTAGACAAGGCCTTTACCGTTATATATCTCATGGACTATCTGTTGAAATCTTCAGTGAACATGATTGGGCTGAGTGTGATTGACATTCTGCTGGGCTTGATGCGTTACATGGCAATCTTGGTATCTCCGGCGCCTGAGGAGGCCACGGAGGAACAGTCTGGTGAGAAGGAAAAGACACACGACGATCACAACGCAGAGCTTCCGCTCAAGAAGCAAGacttgcttctgctgctccaaAAATGCATTGGTGATCTGACCACCCACATCTACTATGGAGACCAGGTCGTCGACATGCTTAGGGCAATCTTAACTCGCATCAAACCAGCGCACAGCCGGGACCAGACTTCGCCCTCGACAGCGCCTGAACAGCCAGATAGCGTCTCCAAGGAAACAAACCCGACGTCGTTCTCTCTGGTGAGCGCAAAGGTGGGCGCTCTCAAGGCTATCAAAAACATTCTATTGGTGGCCAATTCTCAACGGCCCAAGGCGTCTTCTGGGGTTGAATCGAGGAATCCAGTCGGGGTCCACGTCTGGGAAGGAACCCACTGGCTTCTCCAAGACCCGCAAAAGGATGTTAGGTATGCGTACGTTGACGCACTCCTGTACTGGTTGAAACTGGAGACCACCAAAAATGATCTCAGGCTGAAGGATCGGTCAACCAAGACTGCCATCTTATCGCCAAGGCGTGATTTGACAGATACCTCTGAAAGAGCTGCTAAGCGAACGACGGGTGTTCACCAAAGGGAAAAGGCTGTAGTCATTGCCCAGTCGAactttctccgtctccttcATTTGACCACTTATGAAGCTGCTATTCAACGCCCATCGGAGGAAACCGAGATCCGGATACTTCACCTACTCTTGGCAAGCCTCGTCGAGAATCTCGGCATAAATGCGGTTAGATTTGGATTACCAATGATATTCAAGCTGCAAGACGACATGGCGGCTTCAGACAGCCTAAGCACACCTGCATGTAGGGTAAACATCGGAAGCCTAGTGCACGGGTACCTTTGGGTACTATCCGGAACGTTTGGCTTGGATTCTTTAAGAGTTGGAAAGGAGATCTTCAGTGAAATCGAAAAACGGAAGAGCCGAGGTATTTGGCTCGATTCCATCGGTGTTTCTCTGACTAGCCTCGACAGTATCATTCAAGATGATCGACATGCTGTCAGTCACAATATCAGAGAGACAAATAAAATGCTCCCGTTCAAAAATGGTGCTGAGGAACTCGTCCGTCGTATCGAAGATTCTTACAATCATACGCTATCGACTCACACCCCGCCAGGTTCTCCGGGACGCAATATTGGGAAGCCGGTAATACCGGGAGGACATATGTCTCCTACCAGCTCGATCCCAGGTGATAATCTCCCGTCAGCAGTCAGAGAGCAAATGCTGTCACCCTGGTCCAAGCAAAGTGCCTTGGAAGCCGCTGAATGGGAGAAGGCTGAAGCTCTTTCGCTTAGTGGGTCAAGAACAGGAACCCTACCCACGCGTAGCCACCCCCACGCCAATGGTACCAATAGTTCCCTGTCAACAAACTCACCTTCCACAGCTTACGCAGCAGGAGGCCTCCAGAACACTCGCCGAATGAGCATGCCAGACAAAACAGCAACTTCGAACTATAGCTCAAGCAGAGACTCTCCGGTTCATGTTAACGAATTGAGGCGTGTCCTCTCTGTACAGGCCCCCGACAAGGACCGGCGGTTGAGCCCGTTGCGTGGTCGCCTTGATGCTTCCAATGGCAGTATTATTTCGtccagcagcgagagcatGGTCAGCGGGGTTTCTAACTCCGAGTTTGAAGATGGAGCGTCGATCCGGCCGCAATCCACGAGAGATGGACAAGAGTCATTATACGGAGATGGTGTGGAAACACCTAGGGCCCTGGCAGGCAACGGGGTGCTCTACGGGCAGGCGCAAAGCTCGTTTCAGATTCCCCCAGTGCCACCAATTCCACACGATTTATCTATTCCAGGCGGGTTTCCCAATGACTCCCAGCGCTCGCTGTCGTCATCTGACCGTCCCTCAACAGCTCCTGCCCCACGTAAACAAAATTTTGTCAACGGGGCCAACGGGAAGTCCCATATCGCTGCCTCTAATGATAGCAAAACGCTTCATAGGCAAAAATCCCGGAccggtgctggtgggctCGCCAATGGGTTTGACGTCCCAGAGGTAGCCATCAACGGTAAATCTAGGGGAGCCTCCCCTTACGGCAtcgaagtggaagaaaaCCCTCAACGACGTGACGTGGAGAAGCTCCTAGATGGCTTTCTATCGTCAGATGCCGATACCACCCGTCTTCCAAGATCCACGTCGGGCTATATTGGTCGTCGGAGTGTAACCGGGGGTATTGGACGACCCCCTTACTAG